In Nicotiana tabacum cultivar K326 chromosome 11, ASM71507v2, whole genome shotgun sequence, a single window of DNA contains:
- the LOC142165879 gene encoding uncharacterized protein LOC142165879, translating to MIFEGNKINGMTFSAAKKTKVSVTHRSSANIIQWKNLEQDKLTGISIPTPKLLVRFNLANVTTQREILLPTNAKGVMKMTLFEVIDGNIFYNIILGRSRLHEIKAVSSTYYQLIKLPTPEGIKQIRGDQPVAREVNAISVSSSKGKEHAASQFQEPASAYELREVNQGEEESESYQVPRYF from the exons ATGATTTTTGAGGGAAACAAGATTAATGGTATGACATTTTCGGCGGCAAAAAAGACGAAGGTGTCGGTAACCCACA gaagttcggccaatattattcaGTGGAAAAATCTGGAGCAAGACAAGCTGACTGGAATTAGCATTCCCACCCCAAAACTCCTTGTTAGGTTCAATCTGGCAAACGTTACAACCCAAAGAGAGATCTTACTGCCCACGAATGCCAAGGGGGTGATGAAGATGACCCTTTTCGAGGTAATAGATGGCAATATTTTCTACAATATTATCTTGGGTAGATCACGGTTGCACGAGATAAAGGCGGTGTCGTCAACCTATTATCAACTAATAAAGTTACCAACTCCcgagggaattaaacaaataagaggagacCAACCGGTGGCAAGGGAGGtgaatgcaatctcagtttccagtagcaaaggaaaggaacatGCAGCATCACAATTTCAGGAACCGGCGTCTGCTTACGAGCTGAGGGAAGTCAACCAAGGAGAGGAAGAGTCAGAATCCTATCAAGTACCGAGATATTTCTAG